The following is a genomic window from Bacteroidales bacterium.
CCGCCTGTCGTATCGGCAATATGGTACGGGCCAATGCGCTCAAGGTCCGAAACATTGCTCCATCGTACATGTCGGGTATAAGTATTCCGGTAAGCCGCTTTTCCCCAATAGGCCGTCTTTTGCTTGCGTACCAGTCCGTCTGCAGAAAATCCCCAGCGGTAACCGCCTTCACCATCCCGAAGCAAGCTGTATTTTTTCCTGTCCTCGAAAGCATACATAGCACTGACATCCGCTTTATACGGCGCAGGTCGCAGAAAAGCCGCCGCAGGTTGCCGGTAGGCAGATTCAAAAAATGTGGTCCCCGGAATGTTTGCCGTATTTAAAAGTATACTGTCGCCCGCCGATACAACAACAGGCAACAGTAATAATAATACTAACATATATATTTTCCGGAGCAACATCAGGGTATACGGTTATCTTCTGAAAAGAGCTTGTTGTTTCGGAGCCGGAGTACCGATCTCAAAATCATTGGTCGAGTTATTGGTATCCTGATAGATCACCCGGCCATTATCGGTGGTACGTTCTACTTTACGACGAACACACTCTCCCGAACGTGAACCGTTCCAGTAAGTATTTCCGCTATCCAGGATAACCGGAAGGTTTTTTACCTTCATATCATCCGGATGGCCCAGTTCCACCGCATCAAAAATAATATCCTTATGTACTCTGATGGTCTGCAATGCATTGTTGCCCGTAGATCTTCTGAAATCGGAATTCTGCAGTACATATTGTTCGCCGTCACCATTAACATTGAAAATGATGTAAGCACGGTTACCTTGTATAGAAGGCAGCCAGACTGTTGCCGAATAGGAGTAATATTTGATCATATTGGGTACTTCGGGCACATCAATGGACAGGGTAGCATGTGCATCATACCACTGAAAATCCGCGGATGCTAAGTTTTGTAATTTTGTATCCGGATCTCCTGCCGTTCCGACCGTTGTCTGGTGATCGACCGGTTGTGGAGCGATCAGGATGCTTTTTCCGGGTTCTACCGGATAGGTCGTGCCATCTCCGGGAATGGTATAATATGTCTGCACATATACTGAGTCTGTGCTGGCCCAGTAATTGATTCCGGTACTGGCAGTGGATACCCCCCGGGTTTCTCCCAACGATAACCCGTCGGCATATAACGTTTTCGTCGAGTTATTGTGGATCTCTATATATTGATCATTCTGATAATTCACGTTGGCAGAAGTTTTGGTTCCGGCAAAGTAGATTTCTTTAATTACCCAGCTGTTCCTGTCTTCTTCCGTCCTGAAATCTCCGCTCAGCTGGATGGCTATCGTTGCCGTTGGCGTAATAGTCCGGGATATGGGAACGTTTTCCTGTAAGCCCACCAGGGTAACTTCATTGGTCTTCAACTCGTCATAGTCCAGGTATTCATAACTAATGGTAGTATTCACCTTAAAATCATATACCCCTTCTTCAATGGTTTCCGTCAATGTACCGGAATCATCCATGGTACAATCATAGGATGTTCCCGATGTTTTATTGACTACCGTCACTTTGATCCCTTCCATACTTAAGGTCTCGGGATGTCCGGCCGGAAGCAGCACTTTCATGATTACTTCCACTGTTTTGATTTTATTATCATCGTCATCGTCACAACTGCCCAGAAAAACGACTATGCCTAACAGCACGGGCAACATCTTAAAAATCACATGTTTTTTCATATTGATATGGTTTAATTATAATTTTACGGTTAATTCAGCCCCAAACGAGGGGTATTTTTCACTTTTACGTGTTCTTTCGGTTCCTTCCTTTCCTGTATAATCCGGAATATAATTCAACAAATTGTTTACATAGAAAGAAAGGGTAAAATGACGCCCTATCTCTTTGGTCAGCTTCAGATGGAGCTTCATGGCAATAGGTACCTTGTCCGGCTTGAAATAATAACTCATGTAGGTATCTACCATCGGGTGCATCATGGCCTCACCGCTTCTACCGGGATCGAACTCATGATATTGCCCTGCCAGATCGATATAACCCAACGGCATCCCCGAATTTTCCCGGTAGGATGTCCTGGTGAACCACATGGTTTGCAAATCGGTGGAAAAGATCATGGCCAGCACGGGAATATGCGTGATCAGTTTCATATTGGTATTGAACTGTTGCCGGATACGGTTATCGGTATTGTTATAATCGTAAACGCCTACATACGGGTAGAGCTTTCCGTTGTAAACGCCTGTGGGCTTTCTATACCTCAATGAATTCTGCCGGTATTCGGTCCTGAACCATGCCCCGTTGATATGTATCTCGGTATAGAGGATTTTGATCTTACCCAGCCTTAACGTATACTCCAATCCGCGTTTATGCACTAATGCGGTATTCCGCGCTTTGTTGAAAAGCGAGGCTACAGTGTCGGCTACGGGAGGATCGAACTGTGACAAGCCGGGTTTCGATGAGATAGAGTTCGGATCGACCGAGGAAGGATCATACCTGTCATAGGTATGGAAAAGAATGGTTTGCTCGGCCGAAAAGCCGTTTTTCATCCATTCATCGAAATAAGTAAGGCTTATCCGGTATTGCCCTGCACCAACACGGATTCCTGTCTCGTACTTTTTATTTAGCGAAGGCGTTAAGGCATAGTTTGTCGGGTCTTCCACATAGGTACGGATATTCAATGCCCTTAATTCCTCCTGCTGACTGTAATAGTTCAACTGTACATAATCGAAATACAGATCGGCCGGGTATAATTGTGCCTGTGTCGGGAACCTGTAATGATGGCCAACGCCTCCGGTCAATTCTATTTTCACCTTATTGTTCCCTATCGCGAAAGCCGGTAAACCGATGCTTGCATTCAGACGAGGTTCGGCATACCATCGTCCGGATATGTCATAAGTACCGGAAAGATCCGGTAAGGTAGTGGCACGAAGGCCGGCCGTAGCCGAAAACAACCATCCGCCTACCGGATATTTCAGCCGGTCTTCTGCATATACCGACAATTTCTGTATGGCAGGAATGTCTCTATACGGCCGTGGCCGGGTACTTCTCCCGCCTACATAAGGTGGCCGGGTAAGATCGTACAGTTCACCTCTGCCTAAATTAACATCATAGGTCCATTCTGCTCCCGCCAGTAATCCATGCTTCAATGCGCCGGTATTCGGTTCGGCCCTGGCAGTGACCTTTGCAGAAAGCGTCAACGGCTTTCCGTCTACGCGAAGAAAGGAGGAATACTGGGCGGGCAGGTATTCGGCATCGTATACCCCACTTTCCATTGCTGTGGGAACAGGCATGATACCGGGCGCTATCAGATGCTTCCGCTCCATCTCCACCTGATTGTAGGATGCGGATAGATTGTATTCGGTTTCATGGATCAGGGAACCGGGCATCCGCAACTTACCGCTTGAAGACAAGCTGAAACCCTGGTATTTGTTCTTTTCGTAATCATCTTTACCCTTCATCAGGTCGGGATCGCTTTTTTCACGGTCGAAACTTCCCGTATAAGTGAAATTAGCACCGAATTCGAAACGGTTTTTAGTACCCATTTCGAATATCTTTTTATAACGTCCCGAAGCGGATGTCCGTGAATAGATCAATAATTTGCTCCTCGGGTCATCTAAATATTGCGTGTGTTCCACATCAAGGTTCACTGATCCCCCGTTAGCCGGCAGCAAAAAACCTTTACCCACCGAAAACAATTTGGTATGGTAATCTGTTTTCACGCGCCCTTCCCAGGGAGTTTCACCATTTTTCAAATCAATCAATACCAATCCGGATGTCAGGTTACCGTATTCCACCGAAGGAATGCCCCGTACCACCTCCACCTTTTCAATGCGGTCGGTAGAAATAGTACGCATATCAATGCCGTAGGAAGTAGTAGGTTGGGTTGTATTCCCGTATACATGTTGCAGGGCGTCATTGCTCATCTGCATACCGTCGATGACAAATGCGGTACCCAAACCGGTATTGATGTCAGTGCCGGCCTGCCGCAAAGACATATGGCTGGATCCGGTCATTTTAATATCTTTTGTCATCCCACCGGGCAGCAACTGCAAAAGATCGGCAAAACTCGAAGGTTGTATGTGCTGCATGGCCTCAGTACCGATCACCGATGAAGCATTGTCGTTTGTATTTTCCTGTGCGGTAACGGTTACCTCGTCCAAAGAAAAGCTTCTGG
Proteins encoded in this region:
- a CDS encoding DUF4876 domain-containing protein; this encodes MKKHVIFKMLPVLLGIVVFLGSCDDDDDNKIKTVEVIMKVLLPAGHPETLSMEGIKVTVVNKTSGTSYDCTMDDSGTLTETIEEGVYDFKVNTTISYEYLDYDELKTNEVTLVGLQENVPISRTITPTATIAIQLSGDFRTEEDRNSWVIKEIYFAGTKTSANVNYQNDQYIEIHNNSTKTLYADGLSLGETRGVSTASTGINYWASTDSVYVQTYYTIPGDGTTYPVEPGKSILIAPQPVDHQTTVGTAGDPDTKLQNLASADFQWYDAHATLSIDVPEVPNMIKYYSYSATVWLPSIQGNRAYIIFNVNGDGEQYVLQNSDFRRSTGNNALQTIRVHKDIIFDAVELGHPDDMKVKNLPVILDSGNTYWNGSRSGECVRRKVERTTDNGRVIYQDTNNSTNDFEIGTPAPKQQALFRR
- a CDS encoding TonB-dependent receptor; translated protein: MFLGVSVQFVRGETNPLNHHFTLSGKLTDAQTREPIAFASVSVHGSTIGTTTNIHGEYQLILKNKGYYTMIFSCLGYQEVDTVIHVQQDMEINLFLEPRSFSLDEVTVTAQENTNDNASSVIGTEAMQHIQPSSFADLLQLLPGGMTKDIKMTGSSHMSLRQAGTDINTGLGTAFVIDGMQMSNDALQHVYGNTTQPTTSYGIDMRTISTDRIEKVEVVRGIPSVEYGNLTSGLVLIDLKNGETPWEGRVKTDYHTKLFSVGKGFLLPANGGSVNLDVEHTQYLDDPRSKLLIYSRTSASGRYKKIFEMGTKNRFEFGANFTYTGSFDREKSDPDLMKGKDDYEKNKYQGFSLSSSGKLRMPGSLIHETEYNLSASYNQVEMERKHLIAPGIMPVPTAMESGVYDAEYLPAQYSSFLRVDGKPLTLSAKVTARAEPNTGALKHGLLAGAEWTYDVNLGRGELYDLTRPPYVGGRSTRPRPYRDIPAIQKLSVYAEDRLKYPVGGWLFSATAGLRATTLPDLSGTYDISGRWYAEPRLNASIGLPAFAIGNNKVKIELTGGVGHHYRFPTQAQLYPADLYFDYVQLNYYSQQEELRALNIRTYVEDPTNYALTPSLNKKYETGIRVGAGQYRISLTYFDEWMKNGFSAEQTILFHTYDRYDPSSVDPNSISSKPGLSQFDPPVADTVASLFNKARNTALVHKRGLEYTLRLGKIKILYTEIHINGAWFRTEYRQNSLRYRKPTGVYNGKLYPYVGVYDYNNTDNRIRQQFNTNMKLITHIPVLAMIFSTDLQTMWFTRTSYRENSGMPLGYIDLAGQYHEFDPGRSGEAMMHPMVDTYMSYYFKPDKVPIAMKLHLKLTKEIGRHFTLSFYVNNLLNYIPDYTGKEGTERTRKSEKYPSFGAELTVKL